The Manis javanica isolate MJ-LG chromosome 13, MJ_LKY, whole genome shotgun sequence region CCCAGATCTAATGCCACCATCTCGGTCTACTCCTGGAGGCAGAGCCAGCATCTTATTGTCTCTCACCAGGGAGGGTACTGAACCAAGTTTGACTCATGCCTCTGTGCTGATGTCAAGGAGAGGAAAGATATCCCAGTAAGTGGACTTGGAGGaccaaggaaagaaaggagagagagaaagggggtggggggggagagaaagagagagagagagagagagagagagtagaggAGTAGGAGAGTAGGGGAGGCTGGGCTCCATGAGCAGTAATATCTGTGGTGCAAAAGCTGGTGAAATTGGCAGAGTCCATGCAAATCATTAGTTTTTTCTTCAGTGGTGAAATCTGCCATGTGTGTTGGCAGAGCAAATCTCCAGGAACTGGGATCACCTGCCAGCTCTGTGGCTGATACTGTgtggcttttcttccttttgttcaaCTGTCTCTGTACTTTTTAGCTTTGCCAGTTTGGGTGGGATAAGATGTAAGTGAGTCCTGTGTGGGGAACCCCAAAAGGCTGGAGAAGTTGGTTGCTCACCTCACTCTTCATTTCCTGGTTAAGGGAACTCTTTCTGGCTGGAAAGGTCTGTCGTGGTGCTGAGCAATGCTGGCTTGAGGAATGGGTTGAAGTTGGCCAAATGGACCTGTTGCTACAATTTCTTAGGTGGACTCTAGAGCACTCACAGGTCTGTTTTTGTTCACAGATAGGTCTTTAACTGTTTATCTTTGTCAGGgaacagagggacagagggacccTTATGATGCCACTTTGATGTCTCACGCTTCCTGGATGCTTTTAATCAATATTGGATGGTTTAAAAATATCCTGTAGTTATAATGAAACATAAACCTGACTATAAAATTTCTCAGTGAGTCTTCCTAGCAAGTCATTGAACCTCAGGGCATTCCCCAAACCTTCAGCTGTCAGACGTGTGGATGATCTAGTGGACTGTGTTTGCTTTAATTACATAGTGCACCAACTCTCTACAGTTTGCATCCATGGGATTCACTAGCATGACTTGAACTCAATGGAAAAACACCTGCTCATCCTTCCACATTGATTCTTGGATGGCCTCAGGGTCACCCTATGCATGGCACTGCAGCTCTGTTGTGATCAGTCCCTGGAGGTAGAAGTTATCCATTAAATTTAGATGTGATGGATCCAAACCCCGGGAACCAACTCACAGAATGCATTCAGAAATGTAAACTAGCAAGAAACAAGCTTAGTTTCCATGCACTCACTTCTTTATTGCTTCCTGTAATAGCTCAAATGGAGGTGAAGGAAAATGTCATAGCAAATCTGACACCAGTCCAAGTCTGGATTTGGGGCAAAGGAAGTTCACACACAAGCTGAGTTGCTGAACACATGGGTCCGGATAGGAACAGATACTTACCCTGGACTGGGCTTTACATCCCGGGTGGCAGACAAAGATGTTCAAATTACTGGAAAAGAACTGAAGCAGAAGATAGTGTACCAACTTGGACCACTGAATCACATCAGACCAAGAAGCACATTTTCAGCCTCAGGGTAATAGTGTGGGTCAGAGAGAGCATTTGAAACAGTTGTCTAAAAGAAATGGGGTGCATGAAGGCATGAAGTGCAGGCTTACACACCTTCCCAAAGATGACCTCACTCCATCCTGAGGGGTCTGGGAGATACCTCCTCCAGAATGGTTGCTCCACCTTTCCTGGAAATCAAAAGAAGTGAGTTTGGAGGAGGATGGTGTATGACTATGTGATTCTCCTTCACATCATCCtgtcttaattttttcctttctgatgcaGTGGGTGCCAGGTTCAGACATGACCCCTAATCAAGAGCCTGTAAGAacacttttatttactttttaaaatattttaatggaattaTAGTTGGCATATTATATTCTATTAGTTTCAGGAGTGAAACATAgagatttgacatttatatacatatgaaatgctcaccacaataagcatagttgccatctgtcaccatgcagaGTTATTTcaacattattgactatattccctgtgctgtacctttcatccccatgacatttatttcataactggcaTATTATACCTCTCAATCCCCATCACCAATTTGCCAGGCCCCCTCCACCTGGCAattaccagtttgttctctgtatttatgagtctgtttctgttttttttctgtgtgtttgtttgttttagattccacatctaagtgaaaatatatgggtatatatatggtAGTTCTCTTTGCCTAGCCTATTTCACTGAACATGATGCCATCTAAGTCCacccacattgtcacaaatggcaagatttccttctttttatggctgagtaatattccattgtgtatatgcatcacatcttctttctccattcatctagaGATAGACAGTTAGGTTACCTCTATGtgttggctcttgtaaataatgctacaattaCCAAAGGGGTGTagatatcttttcaagataaCATTTTTGTTAAGAAACTGTAACtatactttgaaatctttatggaAGAATTCCTAAGAGCCTGATGATTTAGAATTTTGCCTTCAACCAAAATTCAGAAATTTTGGTGTGCACTTCAGCAAAATCAGGATTTACCGCTAATAGAGCTATTTTACCTAGTAGTCAGTATagctgctgcttctctgcttATGTAATTTTGGCCTTTATAAATGGGAGCAGGCAGAGGGAAGGCACTTGGTTGGCTATGATTTCTGCCTACCCTCCAGACCAGCACAGTGGCAGACAAACGTCTGAACGATAGgcaaaacaaaatgataaatggataaaaagaggAACACAGGCATACCTTATTTCAGCATGCTTTATTTTATTGCACTGGgcagatatttcatttttttacatattgAAGATTGATGACCCCTTTGCCTCAGGCAAGTTCATTGGTGCCATATTTCCAacaacatttgctcacttcatgtctctttATCACAGTTTAGTACCTCTCACAGTATTTCAAGCATTCTCATTACTATTGCGTTTTTGGTGGGGATCTGTGGTCAGCGATGACCATTCGCTGAAAGCTCacatgatggttagcattttttagcaacagactatttttaaaattaagatgtgTACATCATTTTTAGACGTTATGCTTTTGCATGTTTAGTAGACCACAGGATAGCCTTAACATGACTTCTATGTGTCTtgggaaaccaaaacattcatttgacttgTCTGattgaaatatttgctttattgtggttgTCTGGAACCAAAGCCGCAATATCTCTATGGTGTGCCTGTAGTAAGTAAgggcaaatgaataaataaatagattaggCAGTGAGGGAAATACAGTATTACACTGGTGGCTTGGGACAGGCCCTGCGTGAAGGCTGATATTGTCTCTTAACTCAATTATACCAGATGTCTGAAAGAAAACAGTCCTGCTTTTGGAATGAAACCCAGTCAAATGGAAGCCTGCAACTCTGACTGCCATGGTCTGGGTGACGCTTTGGTCATACGCTATGATCGTGGGCTAGATTAATTGCCTGTGACCAAGTGGAACTCTAGTAAGGTTCCCTTGTCTTTGAGTCTTATTTTTTAGGTTGCATCTATTGCCATTCTACAAAACTGTATCAGGAAATTGTGGTAAAGCCTCTTTGCTGTGTAATGGTAGTGGAAAATGACTGGCCTGAGGAAGAGCTGAATTTGCAAAACATTCGTTACTTTCTAAGCTCAATTATTTTGTACGAATTTCTAGTGTAATGTATAAATAAAGGTAGATCAAattagaaaaacatgaaaatggaTGTGATCACTTTATAGGATGGATtaaccatttatttaaatttatccaTATTCTACATTGGCAGCACCAAATGTTAGGCATATGATCTTCTTGCTGCAAGAGTCTTAGATAAGGATGTGCGTGAGGGGATTGCCTGTGTGATAAAGAATTTATCCTCACTCTAAAAGCTTCTGGGAGGTAATCTCTGAGTTTCAGGAATGTCATGCTTGGTAAGAGGGTCTTGGTTTGCATGGAGATCTTGGGTCATACACTGTGTGACCTGGGGTAGGGATTGGCTATACCAGATAGTCTTAGGGAGGCAATGGCCCCAACAGGTAGTCATAATGTGATTGGGGGGAGGGGGGATTTGAGTCATGCCTTATTGGCTGACATGAGTCATGTGGGCAATCAATCATGCCTATTGATGGAGCCTAAGTAAAGAGTCTGAGGCTCAGGAAAGCTCTCCTGATTGGCAATATTCTGAGTGCATTGAAAGTAATGCAGTCTATGAGGCCTGGGAGGAGCGAAAATAAAGATTCtttattgggttgttttttggacTCTGCCTTTGGTGAGGCCTCTATTGGATGATTTTAATCTGTACGCTTTAGCTGCAATGAATGAAACCATGAGTATGACAGTTGTATGTCTCTCTAGTAATCATCAAATTGTGAGTTGTTAAGGGAAGCTCTTAAACATGCAGTTTGTGTCCCATTGGAGGCAtcttttggaatatattccttCCAACTTAATTGTAGGCCAACTGCCACATCCTAAATCCCAGCTTTTGGTGATTCTCATGTATAAGTATTCACACAGTGGTCAATTTTAAGTTAACATGCGTACAATTAATTAAACTTCAAGAATCAGTTCTTGTGAATTAGTGTGAGTCAACTTCCACATACCTTCCCTGTTCCAATTGGTTTGataaaaatctgtttatttctaGCATACCCATAGTACCAATCTTCAAGTTTATTTTATATCCATTATTTTAGTCATTACATGTAATCTTTTATCATTAATGCTTGacataaaatgtgtaaaataccCAATATTTCAATTCCAAAATTGAATATAAGAAACTTAGAgaacttttattaaaattaccTCTCATACTATCTGTGGTTGCCTAGTATTTTAATTCACCCTGTGCATATACATTTTACGATGATTATGTTTTACAGACTCAGTGGTTTGTTTAAAATTATCCTACCAATATACCAATTTCATGATACATGAAGGCTTCTTGGACATGACTTACCCTAGATTCAGTTTATTTTAGCCCAAAGCATATCCTTTAATGGTTCTTTCAGCAAAGATCTATGCATGCTATCTTCTCATAGTCTTTATCTGAAATGGGAATATTCAGTCAAGGTCCCCTGAAGTAAGTCTTGAAACCTGTACTTTATTAAGAGCTCAAGGTCCAAAACATATATAACCTAGTGTTGCAAAGAGTACAGGTAGGAAATTCAGTAAGAACACATTTCATTTTCCATAATAATGTTCATAACATTCATGTACCTTCCCTTTTTCAATACTTCCAGAGGAATCATGCCAATGGAAGCCAGGAACCACACAAGTCCATCAGGATTCATCCTCATGGGGCTTTCTGATGATCCAGAGCAGGAGTATCTcctcttttctctgttcctctgcATGTATGTGGTCACGGCCTTAGGGAACCTGTCCATCATGCTGGCCATCAGCTCAGAtgcccacctccacacccccatgtacttcttcttAGCCAATCTCTCCTTGGTTGACTTTGGCCTGGCCACCAACACTGTTCCCAAGATGCTGGTGAATATCCAGACCAAGAGCAAGTTCATCTCCTATGCCTGCTGCCTGACCCAAATGtacttcttccatttctttggcATTGTTGACAGTCTCTTAATAGCCATGATGGCTTATGACAGGTTCGTGGCTATATGCCACCCCTTACACTACACCACTGTCATGAGCCCCCGCCTCTGTGCCCTGCTGGCCAGTACCCCATGGGTGTTTTCCTGCTTCATCTCCCTCACTCACATCCTCCTGATGACACGCCTGGTTTTCTGCAGCAACAATGAGTTAACTCATTACTTCTGTGACCTCACCCCACTTCTCAGGCTTTCTTGCACTGACACCTCAGTGAACAAGATGTTTGTGCTCATCGTGGCTGGGCTGGTGATTGCCACACCTTTCCTCTGCATCCTGGCCTCCTATGCCCGCATCATCATGACCATCCTGCAGGTCCCCTCTGCAGGTGGCAGGAAGAAAGCCTTTTCCACCTGCAGTTCTCACCTCTCTGTAGTCGCCCTGTTCTATGGGACCACCATTGGGGTCTATCTGTGTCCCTCATCTGTACACACAGCCATGAAAGAGAAAGCCTCTGCTGTGATGTACACTGCAGTCACtcccatgctgaaccccttcatctacagcctgaggaacagggaccTGAAGGGGGCCCTGAAGAATCTCATCAACAAAAAAATCACCTCATCTTCCTGACCACAAGGACACCTGGGAACTTCCCAGGAAGTATCATCACAGCATCGAGGGTCTTGGACAAAAGTGTGGAATTGCATGGCTTGGAAGAGTTGAATTTTGAGTTGCAGAAGTTTAAAATGAAACCTCAAGGTGATCTTGTAACTATTTTCTCAATTACCAGGACCAGTAAGGATCCTACTGGGGCATGCCTCAAGGTGTCTTCCCAGAAATATCAGTCTGGATTTATACTTGTTCTGAATCCATTtagcactcaacaaatgtttgttgagtactTATTCTGGGCTTGGTGTTCCATGCTGGTCATAAAGTGGTGATCAGGAGAGACAAGACACCTATAGCTTGGAGTTTACTGTTGGATGTGGGAGAAGATACTGGTCACTTAATTATAATAGAATGAAATGTGAGTTTGGGAGGAAGGATAGGATACAATAGGAGCACCCAACAATGTGTAAGGGAGAATTAGAGAAGGCTTTTCTGGGAGAGGTGATTCTAAACCTGAAAGGTTATAATGATGTTTTCCAGGCAGATATGAAGAGAACGGATGCgacacaaagaaaacagcatgTGTAAAGGTGAGAGAGCaggacatagagagagagaaggacGTATTCATGAAGTCAAAGATCAACTTATGGTGATAACTCAGGGATGCCAGGTCGATAAAAGCATTAGAACCCTCCTGAGAGTGTGGACTTTCTCCTGAGAAGCAGGCAGTTAGTTTGACTTCATGGGACCAATGTCAGGGAGCATGTTGATGAGATGCATGACGTTGCCACCCTCACCTCAATCCTGTCATCTCAGGGAGGGAGCAAGATGGTGCATGCTAGATCAAAATCATACAAGGTGAAGGAGAAAGACTTTCAGACGATGCATGGATGAGATGCAGAACCACTACCTGATGGCACCAACTTCACAGCCAAAGAGGAAAGTACCCATTAAATGAATCCTGACTCTAACCAGTAGAAAGTGGAGGCAAGTCTCAGTCACTATCTGTGTCTGTAGGATGCATATCGGTAGTTGCACTGCTTATAACAGGAATAAGAGCTATTTGTTGGGTGTTTTCCTTATGCAATTTTGCCACATTTCCTTACACCAGCTCATTTCATCATTTAAACATCTGTATGAAGGCAATACATTTCATTTATGGCTACTGTGGAGTCATCCTAATCTTCTTAtggagacaaaacaaaaaaaggaatgagcAGTGACTTCTCATGGgccataaatttttaaaatatattctttatggaagtatagttgatatgcaatgttATAATggcttcaagtgtacaacatagggattcagcagttacacacattattaaatcttcatccaaactagtgtagttattatctgtcaccataaaaagatgttacagaaccactgactatattctctacgCTCCATGACTAATGTATactgtgattgagattttgtgcctcatAGATTTCCAAATGGTGCTAAGGAGCTGATATCAtctgaagcagaagggctttgaatAATCAACCATAAAATCTGctcatgttactttctttccAGGAGAATTAAATTCAACTTGTTCTCAGTTGATCAAAGAGACCTCCAGACATGGCCCTGTTATAGACCAGAAAGATAATGCTTTCTGGTGGGTAGCCTTGTGAATAAAACTCAGAATTGAAGAATATTGTAGTTTGCCATGGGGAGCAAGTCCTTGAGGCTGGTCAGAGCACTTTTAGAAATAACCAAAAATCTGGTGAAAGCTGAACCATGACTTTCTTTCCTCCTAAGTTTTCTATATTCTCctgccatatgtgtgtgtgtacagttgacccttgaactgtaggatctgaaaaatcaaaagttatcataagtacagccatcttaaaggcttaaacaccaccctctaacctagaaggaggaaaattattagaatcttgaaaaacaagttagtcagccagtgttaaatgtagtgacctttagttagctaacctcaaatcagttaatcatacataccaagcttatcttgctagaaccaccctaaacattccgaaggtaactttatctaaccagacccccaggatgtggcgccagccaaagatttatgtgtctatggaaaAACACTATATTGTAGTTGTGAGAAATGttgcccctttgaaaatgctataaaaacttctggctttgtgtgttcagggtccttgttgagacctgctgcatcgggcta contains the following coding sequences:
- the LOC118971485 gene encoding olfactory receptor 1M1, coding for MFITFMYLPFFNTSRGIMPMEARNHTSPSGFILMGLSDDPEQEYLLFSLFLCMYVVTALGNLSIMLAISSDAHLHTPMYFFLANLSLVDFGLATNTVPKMLVNIQTKSKFISYACCLTQMYFFHFFGIVDSLLIAMMAYDRFVAICHPLHYTTVMSPRLCALLASTPWVFSCFISLTHILLMTRLVFCSNNELTHYFCDLTPLLRLSCTDTSVNKMFVLIVAGLVIATPFLCILASYARIIMTILQVPSAGGRKKAFSTCSSHLSVVALFYGTTIGVYLCPSSVHTAMKEKASAVMYTAVTPMLNPFIYSLRNRDLKGALKNLINKKITSSS